In the Nerophis ophidion isolate RoL-2023_Sa linkage group LG19, RoL_Noph_v1.0, whole genome shotgun sequence genome, one interval contains:
- the LOC133538491 gene encoding protein FAM237A-like: MAPMALNKPAATVLVLSCVCAVPLQSQKPGQVDPLAVPRANPQCWDSSSALLLEMRSPRVADTVPAFWDLMVVLRSSDNSKHTALFWDLARVFWINYLDCVMSRSHGLGRRHVTRVHSLTTDEFFKFNSSGGNSRLRLSLRVRHKGHIKTMKTKTS; the protein is encoded by the exons ATGGCCCCCATGGCGCTGAACAAGCCGGCGGCCACGGTGTTGGTGCTGAGCTGCGTGTGCGCCGTGCCTCTGCAGAGCCAGAAGCCGGGCCAGGTGGACCCCCTGGCGGTCCCCCGCGCCAACCCGCAATGCTGGGACTCGTCATCGGCGCTGCTGCTGGAGATGCGCTCCCCGAGGGTCGCCGACACCGTGCCCGCCTTCTGGGACCTGATGGTGGTCCTCAGGTCGTCGGACAACAGCAAGCACACCGCCCTGTTCTGGGACCTGGCCCGGGTCTTCTGGATCAACTATTTGGACTGCGTCATGTCCAGGAGCCACGGCCTCGGACGCCGACACGTGACCCGCGTCCACTCCCTCACCACGGACG AGTTCTTCAAGTTCAACAGCTCAGGGGGGAACTCAAGATTGCGACTAAGCCTCCGAGTGAGGCACAAGGGCCACATCAAAACCATGAAGACCAAAACATCTTGA